In Erigeron canadensis isolate Cc75 chromosome 1, C_canadensis_v1, whole genome shotgun sequence, a single window of DNA contains:
- the LOC122581701 gene encoding beta-amylase isoform X2, protein MASIVGHKLGILAPSQRLFRQPELQTTDKCMQAVRSGIWEDARFGLRRKPNALATEVSIEEPKAPTPLNQKDMMLANYVPIYVMLQLDIITIDNVLKDKAELEKQLKQLHGAGVDGVMCDVWWGIVESKGPKEYDWSAYKALFQLVQDCKLKMQVVMSFHQCGGNVGDVVNIPIPQWVREVGETDPDIFYTNRAGNRNFEYLTIGVDNLPLFDGRTAIELYRDYMTSFRENIAELLEAGLFTDIEVGLGPAGELRYPSYPETQGWAFPGIGEFQCYDKYLKADFEEAATNAGHPEWGLPDDAGEYNDNPDATGFFGSKGYLSEKGKFFLTWYSNKLITHGDQILDEANKAFLGCKVKLAIKISGIHWWYKDDSHAAELTAGYYNLNDRDGYRPIARMLSRHYGAFNFTCLEMRDSEQDAAAKSAPQELVQQVFSGVKREEVYMAGENALERYDRTAYNQILLNVRPNGVNRNGPPELKMEALTYLRLGGELLKKKNFRIFKTLVKKLHADQAYTPDPSKYSTLVPLERSKPEIPIEELLKASEMLQPFPFDDQTDMSVGGATNDFIDSFLNMIPFF, encoded by the exons ATGGCAAGCATAGTAGGCCATAAATTGGGTATTTTGGCACCTAGTCAGCGGTTATTCCGCCAACCAGAGCTACAAACAACAGACAAATGTATGCAAGCGGTTCGAAGTGGAATCTGGGAAGATGCTCGCTTTGGTTTACGCAGAAAGCCTAATGCTTTGGCAACAGAGGTTTCCATTGAAGAGCCCAAG GCACCAACCCCTCTTAATCAGAAAGACATGATGCTAGCTAACTATGTTCCAATCTATGTTATGCTTCAG TTGGATATTATAACAATCGATAATGTTCTCAAAGATAAAGCTGAACTGGAGAAACAGCTAAAGCAGTTGCATGGAGCAGGCGTTGATGGGGTCATGTGTGACGTGTGGTGGGGGATTGTTGAGTCCAAAGGACCAAAGGAATATGACTGGAGTGCTTACAAGGCATTGTTTCAACTCGTTCAAGATTgtaagctaaaaatgcaagttGTTATGTCGTTTCATCAATGTGGTGGGAATGTTGGGGATGTTGTGAACATTCCTATCCCACAATGGGTTCGGGAAGTGGGAGAAACAGATCCAGATATCTTTTACACCAACAGAGCAGGGAATCGTAACTTTGAGTATCTCACTATTGGTGTGGACAATCTTCCACTATTTGATGGTCGGACTGCAATTGAG TTATACCGTGACTACATGACCAGCTTCAGAGAGAACATTGCCGAATTGTTGGAGGCAGGACTGTTTACTGATATTGAAGTAGGGCTTGGTCCTGCAGGGGAGCTTAGATACCCCTCATACCCGGAAACTCAAGGCTGGGCTTTCCCTGGTATCGGTGAATTTCAG TGCTATGACAAATATCTGAAAGCAGATTTTGAGGAGGCTGCAACAAATGCAGGACACCCAGAATGGGGATTGCCAGATGATGCTGGAGAATACAACGACAATCCAGATGCTACCGGTTTCTTTGGATCAAAGGGTTATCTGAGTGAAAAAGGGAAGTTCTTTTTGACATGGTATTCCAACAAGTTAATCACCCATGGTGATCAGATTTTGGATGAAGCCAACAAAGCCTTTCTGGGTTGTAAAGTGAAGTTAGCCATCAAG ATATCAGGTATCCATTGGTGGTATAAAGATGATAGTCATGCTGCAGAGCTAACTGCAGGGTACTACAATTTGAATGATCGAGATGGATATCGTCCCATTGCCCGCATGCTTTCAAGGCATTATGGTGCTTTCAATTTCACTTGCTTAGAGATGAGAGACTCTGAGCAAGATGCAGCTGCCAAAAGTGCACCTCAAGAACTTGTCCAACAG GTATTTAGCGGAGTGAAAAGAGAGGAAGTTTATATGGCAGGCGAAAATGCACTCGAACGATATGATCGTACAGCTTACAATCAGATTCTTCTCAATGTGAGGCCTAATGGCGTTAACAGAAATGGACCACCAGAGCTAAAGATGGAAGCTTTGACTTACCTTCGATTAGGAGGCGAGTTACTGAAAAAGAAGAACTTTCGGATATTCAAAACACTTGTGAAAAAACTCCATGCTGATCAG GCATACACCCCTGACCCAAGCAAATATTCCACTCTAGTCCCCCTGGAACGATCAAAACCCGAGATTCCAATTGAGGAACTGCTAAAAGCATCAGAGATGCTCCAACCTTTTCCTTTTGATGATCAAACAGACATGAGTGTCGGGGGAGCAACTAATGATTTTATTGATAGTTTCCTCAATATGATACCTTTCTTCTAA
- the LOC122586158 gene encoding formin-like protein 3 isoform X1: MGATRVHFFGIFVLVYCMLVTGLPRRISKEVSSVEIDEKTAEQVLVNCRKELEEIAKSTKDYNLYPGDKRKLSRKRLVHNAINNLPAHDKQSLLLSLKSKRFPSGLSCRAVCQGLSYKLYIHNTVHSRKTFKSHFHLRRRIRPHESLDYAQKEASWVEHRSPGTENEVSFKVENTAIRHDLKSKQKPPDHVLLIGIAVSTAVATLCLFVLLLFCCLGGNEPKEYSEKDEKPIVDARPDRSSGISYMPKPGKGNQNEINSSNTNISCINDAHQTPEDRSLPLPPGRTAPSLKPQPPPPPPPRLPTPKAPPPPPPIGSRPPNPPKPGNMKRPPAPHGRSTSGDENDPSNNQKTKLKPLFWDKMNASPDQTMVWHEIKTGSFQLDEEMMETLFGYASAQNKAERGRHSSNLNSQPKLIHIIDPKKAHNYAITLKALHVRTEKVCNALMEGTQLPVELIQILIKMPPTQEEELKLRLYNGDPALLGPAERFLKPVIEIPSVLKRLEALLFMSSLHEDSSPLKDAFVTLEVACTKLKNSRLFLKLLEAVLKTGNRMNVGTYRGGAQAIKLDSLLKLSDVKGTDGKTTLLTFVVQEMIWSEGIKAAKSKQPSGSLSTNDTKDLPEEMIEGSSGYYRKLGLEVVTELSNELHDVKKAAIIDGDHITSTVLKLGNMLKKTEDLINNELSTTEEAKEFCDRFNGFMKHAETEITWMLEEEKRIMALVKSTGDYFHGNSAKDEGLRLFVIVRDFLKLLDNVCVEIRKMNEANNKKKQDGKKEPSINENRQQAWLNIRDKLFPTLRDNKMDYSSSDDEDTSP; this comes from the exons ATGGGCGCTACAAGGGTCCATTTTTTCGGTATCTTTGTACTTGTTTATTGCATGTTGGTGACCGGTTTACCTCGCAGAATTTCAAAGGAAGTTTCGTCCGTAGAAATTGATGAAAAAACC GCAGAGCAAGTATTGGTAAATTGTAGGAAAGAACTTGAAGAAATTGCTAAAAGTACGAAAGATTATAATCTATACCCAGGCGACAAAAGAAAGTTGTCAAGAAAAAGGCTCGTGCATAATGCCATTAATAATTTGCCTGCACATGATAAACAGTCTCTCTTGCTGTCATTGAAATCCAAAAGATTTCCGTCTGGCCTTTCTTGTAGAGCCGTATGTCAAGGACTTtcatataaactatatattcaTAATACTGTTCActcaagaaaaactttcaaaagtcATTTCCATCTAAGGAGGAGGATACGACCACACGAGTCACTAGACTATGCACAAAAAGAGGCATCTTGGGTGGAACATCGTTCCCCTGGTACCGAAAATGAAGTTAGCTTTAAAGTGGAAAACACTGCAATTCGACATGATTTGAAATCCAAACAAAAACCCCCTGATCATGTGTTACTGATAGGGATTGCTGTTTCGACTGCAGTGGCAACACTCTGCCTTTTTGTGCTGTTATTGTTTTGCTGTCTTGGAGGCAATGAGCCAAAAGAATATTCAGAGAAAGATGAGAAACCCATTGTTGACGCACGTCCGGATCGCAGTTCTG GTATTTCTTATATGCCCAAGCCTGGTAAAGGTAATCAAAATGAAATCAACTCTTCCAACACAAATATTTCATGTATCAATGATGCTCATCAAACACCAGAAGATAGAAGTTTACCACTCCCGCCAGGAAGAACAGCTCCATCACTAAAACcacagccaccaccaccaccaccacctagGCTACCCACCCCAaaagcaccaccaccaccaccccctATTGGTAGTCGCCCACCTAATCCACCAAAACCAGGAAATATGAAAAGACCACCTGCCCCTCATGGCCGTTCAACTTCTGGAGATGAAAATGATCCATCTAACAATCAAAAAACCAAGCTAAAACCGCTTTTCTGGGACAAGATGAATGCTAGTCCTGATCAGACGATGGTTTGGCATGAAATTAAGACCGGATCATTCCA ATTAGACGAAGAGATGATGGAAACTCTCTTTGGTTatgcttccgcccaaaacaaaGCCGAACGTGGGAGACATTCATCAAATTTGAATTCTCAACCAAAGCTGATTCATATTATTGATCCCAAGAAAGCACATAATTATGCCATTACTCTAAAAGCATTGCACGTAAGGACAGAGAAAGTGTGTAATGCGCTCATGGAAG GTACCCAGCTTCCTGTAGAGCTCATTcagattttgataaaaatgCCACCAACACAAGAAGAAGAACTGAAACTTCGATTATATAATGGGGACCCTGCGCTTCTTGGCCCTGCCGAACGTTTTCTGAAACCCGTGATTGAAATCCCATCTGTGCTTAAACGTTTAGAAGCTTTGCTATTTATGAGTTCTCTTCATGAGGATTCTTCTCCGCTTAAAGATGCATTCGTGACTTTAGAG GTAGCTTGCACAAAACTGAAGAACAGTAGACTTTTCCTCAAACTTCTTGAAGCAGTCTTGAAGACAGGTAACCGTATGAACGTTGGTACGTATCGTGGAGGGGCCCAGGCAATCAAGCTTGATTCTCTTTTAAAACTCTCTGATGTTAAAGGCACAGATGGGAAAACCACACTGTTAACCTTTGTGGTTCAAGAAATGATTTGGTCAGAAGGCATTAAAGCAGCCAAAAGTAAACAGCCTAGTGGGAGTTTATCTACCAACGATACCAAAGATCTTCCAGAAGAAATGATTGAAGGATCTTCTGGATATTACCGAAAACTGGGCCTCGAGGTTGTCACTGAATTAAGCAATGAGCTTCATGATGTCAAAAAAGCAGCAATTATCGACGGTGATCACATTACATCCACAGTTTTGAAATTAGGAAACATGTTGAAGAAAACAGAAGATTTGATTAACAATGAACTAAGTACCACTGAAGAAGCGAAGGAGTTCTGTGATAGGTTCAATGGCTTTATGAAGCATGCAGAAACTGAGATCACATGGATGCTCGAAGAGGAGAAGAGGATAATGGCTCTCGTCAAGAGCACAGGGGACTATTTCCATGGGAACTCAGCAAAAGATGAAGGGTTACGATTGTTTGTTATAGTTCGTGATTTCTTGAAACTGCTGGATAACGTATGTGTCGAAATTAGAAAAATGAATGAGGCTAACAACAAAAAGAAACAGGATGGTAAAAAAGAGCCTTCAATCAATGAAAATCGTCAGCAAGCATGGCTAAACATTCGGGATAAACTGTTTCCAACTTTAAGAGACAATAAGATGGACTATTCAAgttcagatgatgaagatacgtctccttaa
- the LOC122581701 gene encoding beta-amylase isoform X1: MASIVGHKLGILAPSQRLFRQPELQTTDKCMQAVRSGIWEDARFGLRRKPNALATEVSIEEPKAPTPLNQKDMMLANYVPIYVMLQLDIITIDNVLKDKAELEKQLKQLHGAGVDGVMCDVWWGIVESKGPKEYDWSAYKALFQLVQDCKLKMQVVMSFHQCGGNVGDVVNIPIPQWVREVGETDPDIFYTNRAGNRNFEYLTIGVDNLPLFDGRTAIELYRDYMTSFRENIAELLEAGLFTDIEVGLGPAGELRYPSYPETQGWAFPGIGEFQCYDKYLKADFEEAATNAGHPEWGLPDDAGEYNDNPDATGFFGSKGYLSEKGKFFLTWYSNKLITHGDQILDEANKAFLGCKVKLAIKISGIHWWYKDDSHAAELTAGYYNLNDRDGYRPIARMLSRHYGAFNFTCLEMRDSEQDAAAKSAPQELVQQKVFSGVKREEVYMAGENALERYDRTAYNQILLNVRPNGVNRNGPPELKMEALTYLRLGGELLKKKNFRIFKTLVKKLHADQAYTPDPSKYSTLVPLERSKPEIPIEELLKASEMLQPFPFDDQTDMSVGGATNDFIDSFLNMIPFF, encoded by the exons ATGGCAAGCATAGTAGGCCATAAATTGGGTATTTTGGCACCTAGTCAGCGGTTATTCCGCCAACCAGAGCTACAAACAACAGACAAATGTATGCAAGCGGTTCGAAGTGGAATCTGGGAAGATGCTCGCTTTGGTTTACGCAGAAAGCCTAATGCTTTGGCAACAGAGGTTTCCATTGAAGAGCCCAAG GCACCAACCCCTCTTAATCAGAAAGACATGATGCTAGCTAACTATGTTCCAATCTATGTTATGCTTCAG TTGGATATTATAACAATCGATAATGTTCTCAAAGATAAAGCTGAACTGGAGAAACAGCTAAAGCAGTTGCATGGAGCAGGCGTTGATGGGGTCATGTGTGACGTGTGGTGGGGGATTGTTGAGTCCAAAGGACCAAAGGAATATGACTGGAGTGCTTACAAGGCATTGTTTCAACTCGTTCAAGATTgtaagctaaaaatgcaagttGTTATGTCGTTTCATCAATGTGGTGGGAATGTTGGGGATGTTGTGAACATTCCTATCCCACAATGGGTTCGGGAAGTGGGAGAAACAGATCCAGATATCTTTTACACCAACAGAGCAGGGAATCGTAACTTTGAGTATCTCACTATTGGTGTGGACAATCTTCCACTATTTGATGGTCGGACTGCAATTGAG TTATACCGTGACTACATGACCAGCTTCAGAGAGAACATTGCCGAATTGTTGGAGGCAGGACTGTTTACTGATATTGAAGTAGGGCTTGGTCCTGCAGGGGAGCTTAGATACCCCTCATACCCGGAAACTCAAGGCTGGGCTTTCCCTGGTATCGGTGAATTTCAG TGCTATGACAAATATCTGAAAGCAGATTTTGAGGAGGCTGCAACAAATGCAGGACACCCAGAATGGGGATTGCCAGATGATGCTGGAGAATACAACGACAATCCAGATGCTACCGGTTTCTTTGGATCAAAGGGTTATCTGAGTGAAAAAGGGAAGTTCTTTTTGACATGGTATTCCAACAAGTTAATCACCCATGGTGATCAGATTTTGGATGAAGCCAACAAAGCCTTTCTGGGTTGTAAAGTGAAGTTAGCCATCAAG ATATCAGGTATCCATTGGTGGTATAAAGATGATAGTCATGCTGCAGAGCTAACTGCAGGGTACTACAATTTGAATGATCGAGATGGATATCGTCCCATTGCCCGCATGCTTTCAAGGCATTATGGTGCTTTCAATTTCACTTGCTTAGAGATGAGAGACTCTGAGCAAGATGCAGCTGCCAAAAGTGCACCTCAAGAACTTGTCCAACAG AAGGTATTTAGCGGAGTGAAAAGAGAGGAAGTTTATATGGCAGGCGAAAATGCACTCGAACGATATGATCGTACAGCTTACAATCAGATTCTTCTCAATGTGAGGCCTAATGGCGTTAACAGAAATGGACCACCAGAGCTAAAGATGGAAGCTTTGACTTACCTTCGATTAGGAGGCGAGTTACTGAAAAAGAAGAACTTTCGGATATTCAAAACACTTGTGAAAAAACTCCATGCTGATCAG GCATACACCCCTGACCCAAGCAAATATTCCACTCTAGTCCCCCTGGAACGATCAAAACCCGAGATTCCAATTGAGGAACTGCTAAAAGCATCAGAGATGCTCCAACCTTTTCCTTTTGATGATCAAACAGACATGAGTGTCGGGGGAGCAACTAATGATTTTATTGATAGTTTCCTCAATATGATACCTTTCTTCTAA
- the LOC122586158 gene encoding formin-like protein 5 isoform X2, with the protein MGATRVHFFGIFVLVYCMLVTGLPRRISKEVSSVEIDEKTAEQVLVNCRKELEEIAKSTKDYNLYPGDKRKLSRKRLVHNAINNLPAHDKQSLLLSLKSKRFPSGLSCRAVCQGLSYKLYIHNTVHSRKTFKSHFHLRRRIRPHESLDYAQKEASWVEHRSPGTENEVSFKVENTAIRHDLKSKQKPPDHVLLIGIAVSTAVATLCLFVLLLFCCLGGNEPKEYSEKDEKPIVDARPDRSSDEEMMETLFGYASAQNKAERGRHSSNLNSQPKLIHIIDPKKAHNYAITLKALHVRTEKVCNALMEGTQLPVELIQILIKMPPTQEEELKLRLYNGDPALLGPAERFLKPVIEIPSVLKRLEALLFMSSLHEDSSPLKDAFVTLEVACTKLKNSRLFLKLLEAVLKTGNRMNVGTYRGGAQAIKLDSLLKLSDVKGTDGKTTLLTFVVQEMIWSEGIKAAKSKQPSGSLSTNDTKDLPEEMIEGSSGYYRKLGLEVVTELSNELHDVKKAAIIDGDHITSTVLKLGNMLKKTEDLINNELSTTEEAKEFCDRFNGFMKHAETEITWMLEEEKRIMALVKSTGDYFHGNSAKDEGLRLFVIVRDFLKLLDNVCVEIRKMNEANNKKKQDGKKEPSINENRQQAWLNIRDKLFPTLRDNKMDYSSSDDEDTSP; encoded by the exons ATGGGCGCTACAAGGGTCCATTTTTTCGGTATCTTTGTACTTGTTTATTGCATGTTGGTGACCGGTTTACCTCGCAGAATTTCAAAGGAAGTTTCGTCCGTAGAAATTGATGAAAAAACC GCAGAGCAAGTATTGGTAAATTGTAGGAAAGAACTTGAAGAAATTGCTAAAAGTACGAAAGATTATAATCTATACCCAGGCGACAAAAGAAAGTTGTCAAGAAAAAGGCTCGTGCATAATGCCATTAATAATTTGCCTGCACATGATAAACAGTCTCTCTTGCTGTCATTGAAATCCAAAAGATTTCCGTCTGGCCTTTCTTGTAGAGCCGTATGTCAAGGACTTtcatataaactatatattcaTAATACTGTTCActcaagaaaaactttcaaaagtcATTTCCATCTAAGGAGGAGGATACGACCACACGAGTCACTAGACTATGCACAAAAAGAGGCATCTTGGGTGGAACATCGTTCCCCTGGTACCGAAAATGAAGTTAGCTTTAAAGTGGAAAACACTGCAATTCGACATGATTTGAAATCCAAACAAAAACCCCCTGATCATGTGTTACTGATAGGGATTGCTGTTTCGACTGCAGTGGCAACACTCTGCCTTTTTGTGCTGTTATTGTTTTGCTGTCTTGGAGGCAATGAGCCAAAAGAATATTCAGAGAAAGATGAGAAACCCATTGTTGACGCACGTCCGGATCGCAGTTCTG ACGAAGAGATGATGGAAACTCTCTTTGGTTatgcttccgcccaaaacaaaGCCGAACGTGGGAGACATTCATCAAATTTGAATTCTCAACCAAAGCTGATTCATATTATTGATCCCAAGAAAGCACATAATTATGCCATTACTCTAAAAGCATTGCACGTAAGGACAGAGAAAGTGTGTAATGCGCTCATGGAAG GTACCCAGCTTCCTGTAGAGCTCATTcagattttgataaaaatgCCACCAACACAAGAAGAAGAACTGAAACTTCGATTATATAATGGGGACCCTGCGCTTCTTGGCCCTGCCGAACGTTTTCTGAAACCCGTGATTGAAATCCCATCTGTGCTTAAACGTTTAGAAGCTTTGCTATTTATGAGTTCTCTTCATGAGGATTCTTCTCCGCTTAAAGATGCATTCGTGACTTTAGAG GTAGCTTGCACAAAACTGAAGAACAGTAGACTTTTCCTCAAACTTCTTGAAGCAGTCTTGAAGACAGGTAACCGTATGAACGTTGGTACGTATCGTGGAGGGGCCCAGGCAATCAAGCTTGATTCTCTTTTAAAACTCTCTGATGTTAAAGGCACAGATGGGAAAACCACACTGTTAACCTTTGTGGTTCAAGAAATGATTTGGTCAGAAGGCATTAAAGCAGCCAAAAGTAAACAGCCTAGTGGGAGTTTATCTACCAACGATACCAAAGATCTTCCAGAAGAAATGATTGAAGGATCTTCTGGATATTACCGAAAACTGGGCCTCGAGGTTGTCACTGAATTAAGCAATGAGCTTCATGATGTCAAAAAAGCAGCAATTATCGACGGTGATCACATTACATCCACAGTTTTGAAATTAGGAAACATGTTGAAGAAAACAGAAGATTTGATTAACAATGAACTAAGTACCACTGAAGAAGCGAAGGAGTTCTGTGATAGGTTCAATGGCTTTATGAAGCATGCAGAAACTGAGATCACATGGATGCTCGAAGAGGAGAAGAGGATAATGGCTCTCGTCAAGAGCACAGGGGACTATTTCCATGGGAACTCAGCAAAAGATGAAGGGTTACGATTGTTTGTTATAGTTCGTGATTTCTTGAAACTGCTGGATAACGTATGTGTCGAAATTAGAAAAATGAATGAGGCTAACAACAAAAAGAAACAGGATGGTAAAAAAGAGCCTTCAATCAATGAAAATCGTCAGCAAGCATGGCTAAACATTCGGGATAAACTGTTTCCAACTTTAAGAGACAATAAGATGGACTATTCAAgttcagatgatgaagatacgtctccttaa
- the LOC122581701 gene encoding beta-amylase isoform X3 — MMLANYVPIYVMLQLDIITIDNVLKDKAELEKQLKQLHGAGVDGVMCDVWWGIVESKGPKEYDWSAYKALFQLVQDCKLKMQVVMSFHQCGGNVGDVVNIPIPQWVREVGETDPDIFYTNRAGNRNFEYLTIGVDNLPLFDGRTAIELYRDYMTSFRENIAELLEAGLFTDIEVGLGPAGELRYPSYPETQGWAFPGIGEFQCYDKYLKADFEEAATNAGHPEWGLPDDAGEYNDNPDATGFFGSKGYLSEKGKFFLTWYSNKLITHGDQILDEANKAFLGCKVKLAIKISGIHWWYKDDSHAAELTAGYYNLNDRDGYRPIARMLSRHYGAFNFTCLEMRDSEQDAAAKSAPQELVQQKVFSGVKREEVYMAGENALERYDRTAYNQILLNVRPNGVNRNGPPELKMEALTYLRLGGELLKKKNFRIFKTLVKKLHADQAYTPDPSKYSTLVPLERSKPEIPIEELLKASEMLQPFPFDDQTDMSVGGATNDFIDSFLNMIPFF; from the exons ATGATGCTAGCTAACTATGTTCCAATCTATGTTATGCTTCAG TTGGATATTATAACAATCGATAATGTTCTCAAAGATAAAGCTGAACTGGAGAAACAGCTAAAGCAGTTGCATGGAGCAGGCGTTGATGGGGTCATGTGTGACGTGTGGTGGGGGATTGTTGAGTCCAAAGGACCAAAGGAATATGACTGGAGTGCTTACAAGGCATTGTTTCAACTCGTTCAAGATTgtaagctaaaaatgcaagttGTTATGTCGTTTCATCAATGTGGTGGGAATGTTGGGGATGTTGTGAACATTCCTATCCCACAATGGGTTCGGGAAGTGGGAGAAACAGATCCAGATATCTTTTACACCAACAGAGCAGGGAATCGTAACTTTGAGTATCTCACTATTGGTGTGGACAATCTTCCACTATTTGATGGTCGGACTGCAATTGAG TTATACCGTGACTACATGACCAGCTTCAGAGAGAACATTGCCGAATTGTTGGAGGCAGGACTGTTTACTGATATTGAAGTAGGGCTTGGTCCTGCAGGGGAGCTTAGATACCCCTCATACCCGGAAACTCAAGGCTGGGCTTTCCCTGGTATCGGTGAATTTCAG TGCTATGACAAATATCTGAAAGCAGATTTTGAGGAGGCTGCAACAAATGCAGGACACCCAGAATGGGGATTGCCAGATGATGCTGGAGAATACAACGACAATCCAGATGCTACCGGTTTCTTTGGATCAAAGGGTTATCTGAGTGAAAAAGGGAAGTTCTTTTTGACATGGTATTCCAACAAGTTAATCACCCATGGTGATCAGATTTTGGATGAAGCCAACAAAGCCTTTCTGGGTTGTAAAGTGAAGTTAGCCATCAAG ATATCAGGTATCCATTGGTGGTATAAAGATGATAGTCATGCTGCAGAGCTAACTGCAGGGTACTACAATTTGAATGATCGAGATGGATATCGTCCCATTGCCCGCATGCTTTCAAGGCATTATGGTGCTTTCAATTTCACTTGCTTAGAGATGAGAGACTCTGAGCAAGATGCAGCTGCCAAAAGTGCACCTCAAGAACTTGTCCAACAG AAGGTATTTAGCGGAGTGAAAAGAGAGGAAGTTTATATGGCAGGCGAAAATGCACTCGAACGATATGATCGTACAGCTTACAATCAGATTCTTCTCAATGTGAGGCCTAATGGCGTTAACAGAAATGGACCACCAGAGCTAAAGATGGAAGCTTTGACTTACCTTCGATTAGGAGGCGAGTTACTGAAAAAGAAGAACTTTCGGATATTCAAAACACTTGTGAAAAAACTCCATGCTGATCAG GCATACACCCCTGACCCAAGCAAATATTCCACTCTAGTCCCCCTGGAACGATCAAAACCCGAGATTCCAATTGAGGAACTGCTAAAAGCATCAGAGATGCTCCAACCTTTTCCTTTTGATGATCAAACAGACATGAGTGTCGGGGGAGCAACTAATGATTTTATTGATAGTTTCCTCAATATGATACCTTTCTTCTAA